Proteins found in one Ovis aries strain OAR_USU_Benz2616 breed Rambouillet chromosome 19, ARS-UI_Ramb_v3.0, whole genome shotgun sequence genomic segment:
- the HRH1 gene encoding histamine H1 receptor, giving the protein MTCPNSSCIFEDEMCEGNKTAPASDAQLMPLVVVLSAISLVTVGLNLLVLYAVRSERKLHTVGNLYIVSLSVADLIVGVVVMPMNILYLLRCRWSLGRPLCLFWLSMDYVASTASIFSVFILCIDRYRSVQQPLKYLRYRTKTRASITILAAWFLSFLWIIPILSWRHFQLKTPEPLGHKCETDFYKVTWFKIMTAIVNFYLPTLLMLWFYAKIYKAVRQHCQHRELINGSFPSFSDVKMKPENLQVGAKKPGKESPWEVLKRKPKDTGGGPVLKPPSQEPKEVTSLGVFSQEKDGEPDNFYCFPLDTVQTQPEAEGSGRGYAAINQSQNQFEMGEQGLNMPGAKEALEDQIQGDSQSFSRTDSDTPAEPAAPGKGKSRSESSTGLEYIKFTWKRLRSHSRQYVSGLHMNRERKAAKQLGFIMAAFIVCWIPYFVFFMVVAFCESCSNERVHMFTIWLGYINSTLNPLIYPLCNENFKKTFKKILHIRS; this is encoded by the coding sequence ATGACCTGTCCCAATTCCTCCTGCATCTTCGAAGACGAGATGTGTGAGGGGAATAAGACCGCCCCTGCCAGCGATGCCCAGCTGATGCCCCTGGTGGTGGTCCTGAGCGCCATCTCCTTGGTCACAGTGGGACTCAACCTGCTGGTCCTGTACGCTGTGCGCAGCGAGCGGAAACTGCACACGGTGGGGAACCTCTACATCGTCAGCCTCTCGGTGGCCGATCTGATCGTGGGGGTGGTCGTCATGCCCATGAACATCCTCTACCTCCTCAGGTGCAGGTGGTCCCTGGGGCGCCCTCTCTGCCTCTTCTGGCTTTCTATGGACTATGTGGCCAGCACAGCGTCCATTTTCAGCGTCTTCATCTTGTGCATCGACCGCTACCGTTCTGTGCAGCAGCCCCTCAAGTACCTGCGGTATCGTACCAAGACCCGAGCATCCATCACCATCCTAGCCGCCTGGTTTCTGTCCTTCCTGTGGATTATCCCCATTCTGAGCTGGCGTCACTTCCAGCTGAAGACCCCAGAGCCCCTGGGGCATAAGTGTGAGACGGACTTCTACAAAGTCACATGGTTCAAAATCATGACCGCTATCGTCAACTTCTACCTGCCCACCTTGCTCATGCTCTGGTTCTATGCTAAGATCTACAAGGCTGTGCGGCAGCACTGCCAGCACCGGGAGCTCATCAACGGGtccttcccctccttctctgACGTGAAGATGAAGCCAGAGAACCTCCAGGTGGGCGCCAAGAAACCGGGGAAGGAGTCCCCCTGGGAGGTTCTGAAAAGGAAGCCAAAAGACACTGGGGGTGGACCTGTCTTGAAGCCACCATCCCAGGAGCCAAAGGAGGTGACATCTCTAGGCGTCTTCAGCCAAGAGAAGGATGGAGAACCGGACAACTTCTACTGCTTCCCTCTTGACACTGTGCAGACGCAGCCAGaggcagaagggagtggcaggggCTATGCAGCCATCAACCAGAGCCAGAACCAGTTTGAGATGGGTGAGCAGGGCCTGAACATGCCTGGGGCTAAGGAGGCCTTAGAGGATCAGATCCAAGGTGACAGCCAGTCCTTCTCCCGGACAGACTCGGACACCCCCGCAGAGCCGGCGGCACCGGGGAAAGGCAAGTCGCGAAGCGAGTCTAGCACAGGCCTGGAGTACATCAAGTTCACTTGGAAGAGGCTGCGCTCGCATTCGCGACAGTACGTGTCTGGGTTGCACATGAACCGAGAGCGGAAGGCCGCCAAGCAGCTGGGGTTTATCATGGCGGCCTTCATCGTCTGCTGGATTCCTTACTTCGTCTTCTTCATGGTCGTCGCCTTCTGCGAGAGCTGCTCTAACGAGCGTGTGCACATGTTCACCATCTGGCTGGGCTACATCAACTCCACGCTGAACCCCCTCATCTACCCCTTGTGCAATGAGAACTTCAAGAAGACCTTCAAGAAAATTCTGCACATTCGTTCCTAG